taataaggaaatatttctgGAATCTGTTACTTAGGAGAATGAATCTTATGGCTGTATATTGAGGTTGTAGTAGAATGGAAATATAAAAGGGAGAGCCCTACAGAGTATTTGGGGAGCCATGGCAACAGTAGTGTAGGTATAAGACCTCATCTCAAGGAAAGAATTACTGGACCTCAGCCAGTTTAATGGAGGGAGGAGCTATAGATGATCTTAGTGTTTTCATTCTAGGCAGTTGGGAAATTCAAAGTATCATTACAGAAGTTGGAGGCATatggagagagaatgaaattGAGGTGCACACAGTCAGGTTGTTTTTATCATGTTTCCTTCAAGATTGGGAATGTAACATCCAAGGAGTCAAGTGAAAATACAAAATTGCAGTTTAGGTGCAAGATTCAAACAGATGAAAGGATTTGTTTTCTTGGGAAAAGAATATGGAGAATCAAGCAGAATGGAGAGCTTCAGGGAATAATTAGTTAAGTGAAGATAAAGTTTaagaagaatagagaaaaggaTTGAGGTGATGGAGCCTTTCATTGGCACTTTTTTCTGACTTTATATTTTCTGACTTTATTCtgttctaaaataattaaagggCTGTCATTCTGGAATTTCAGAAGGCAGATTTAGAAAGCATTAGTGGGTGGATGTTATTGGATTGTAGGCTTTGAATCAGAACAAAGAACTTTCTAACAGGTTTTCAAAAGTGGAATGGGCTACCATTGGAAAAACTGAACGCTCTTCCTGTTGTTCAGGAGAGACTGAACATTTGAAATCTGAAAGGTCCTTCCAACTCTGGGAGTTTTTGAAGTCATGTGATATTTCTGAGGGCAGTAAGAACAGAAGCCACTTTGAGCTTAGCAAAGGAAAGGACAATAAGATGATGGTAGCAAGTATAGTGTACTCATCCAAAAAattgtcagagaaaaataatggatTAACATGTCAAGAAGTTCTAAGTGTGGATTGAATAGGTAATATTTATCTTTGGTTTCATAAATTTTTCTGGAGATTTATGGTAGATACTTTTCATAGATGAGGAATGCTAGTCTTAGAAGACAaatataggggtgtctgggtggttcagtgggttaaagcctctgtcttcagctcaggtcatgatcccagggtcctgggattgaaccccacatcaggctctctgctcagcgggaagcctgcttcctcctctctctttgcctacttgtgatctctgtcaaaaaaaaaaaaaaaaaaaaggacaaatgcaaatagtgaaagaaaaaaatttgataaattggacttcataagATCAAAACtatctgctcttcaaaagatattattttaaaaatcgcACAccaataatagaaaatatttgtaatacaaaTCTGACAGaggatttgtatttaaaatatataaagaactcttacaacccCATAATAACTCTTACAACTAGATAAGATAAACAACTTAGCTTTCAAAAGACGGGCAGAAGACTAGGCGCTCCACACGTGTAGGcaccatgaaaagatgcttaatgttattagtcatgagggaaatacaaactaaatacaaattaaaaactgTGAGATACCACAAGATGAGGATGGCTAATGTAAGAAAAGACACTGTACCTcaggttggtgaggatgtggagcaactggaactcacAGTGCTGGTGGGCATAGAAAATGGAAAACTAATGGGCAGTTTTAAAGTTTGCTGGACCATATTTTTCCCATCTGATTTAGCAGTTCCACTTCTAGGTGTTTACCGAAGAGAAAGGTATATGTTTACAGAAGACTTAATGAATCTTCGTagctgctttattcataatagccccaaactgaaaagGACCCAAAAGTCTTATCAACACGAATCCATGCCGTTTGGCAATGAAAAGCAATGAGCTACCAGTACAATGACATAGATGATTAATTTGGACAGAACAAAAGAAACTGGATGCAGAGAGGTATACTGCATGGTtctatttgtataaaattttataacagGTGAATCTATCATCTAGAGATAGGAATTGGATCAAGGGGTGCCTGAGGTGAGATGGGGGTTGGAGATAGACTGCAAAGCCTGAAGGATCAGCTAGGAAGATAAGAAATTTTTATATCTTGGTTGGAATATTGGTTAAAAGTGAGTCacctattttatttatagaagCTACACTTCagtgatgtttatttttaagaaaatcaaagcaaagcACCCATTCTTAGTAGCTGGAAATTTATACTTTAATCCCAATGCCTTTCCCCCCTTTAGTGGTTAAGGTGATGTGCCTGTGATTTAGTATCTCCCAACTATATCTGCCCGCACAGAGTTAATCTCTTCCTTAATATATAGCAAAGAGCCACTCAAAAGGGGGAGGTTCACTGTGGTGTTGGGAATCCAGGAAGGCTTCATTGTGGCATCACTTAAAGCTGGTTTTCCTGATAGTTATAAGCTCTTCGGAATAGGAAGGAGGTGACTCCTCTAATCCTTCACTGTGCTTTTGCACAGTATCAGGCACATagcttcactggagaagtgttcATTTGACTGATCTTTAGTCACACCAGCTGTTAAAAGTACTCTGTGTACTGGTCAGAAATGAGGTTGATGTAGATTATTGATAAAATGACTTTCTGAACTATCACTAGTAAGCTTTTAGCAAAGACCTCTCTTGAGCTAGCTACGTTCGTTGTTTACAGTTTCTTGGTGATGAAGCAAATCCCTTTCTCTTTTGAATGCCCTGGTGTCTGTCTGATGAATTGCAGAGCTTATCTTCTCTGCCTGAATCACACATACCCTTAAGGACAATCATCTGTAGAGATGAGAGTGTattcttgtttgcttattttgtgttgttttttaagacaTCAGAAAATGCTATTTCAACAATCAACTGAGCatcacagttttttgtttttttaaagatggatagGTAACAGAATgccacctttcttttctttcttatttttttaaagattttatttatttatttgtcagagggtgagagagcgcacacaggcaggcagaggcagagagagaagcaggctccccgccaagcaaggagcccgatgtgggactcgattccaggaccctgggatcatgacctgagccgaaggcagcagcttaaccaactgagccacccaggcgtcccctgagcATCACATTTTATAAGATCATTTTTATCATTAGTTcagtatttccattttgattGGATTTTAATTCTAGTTTTATGCTATGCCTCATTTAATGTTGTTGGCTattagatttttctaatttttccttttcacattttatattattaaaggTTCATTAAGTTTCTAAATATCCATTTGCATTTAGTCCTCTCAAACACAGTTGCAGTCCTCAGAGACTTACAGCTTTAACACTGCATCAATTTTATTTGCCATAAATAGCACTTCTAGAGGAAAGCTGgtaatttcaaaaattacttcAAGCAAGTAAattctggccatttttttttttttgcctttagaaATTTTTAGTCTATTAATTATTTTCACTAAGGgttttgaaatagaagaaaattaaatttctatttttaatgttttagggTAACATCTGCCTGGAAAATGGATCTTTCTTGCTGAACTTTACAGGCTGTGCAGTGTGCAGTAAGCGGGATTTTATGCTGATCACCAACAAATCTTTgaaagaggaagatggagaagaaatAGTTACCTATGATCGTAAGTAGACTTTTAATTTTCATGCAATTCTGGTAGCAGATACTGGCTTTTGAAAGCTGATATGTTATACCTACtgatatgttgtgttttatgAGGCCTGTTTCAATATTGTATTGCAAAAGAGTTGCTAGTTTggtttttaagaggaaaataaagatgcTAGCATCATCAGACTCTGCATAAGTGACTTGCAGATAACTAAAGCTTATGGTTCAGgtaccattttttgtttgttgtttatttttaaagtctttatgcCTTCTGAAACAAGAgagacttttttaatttttatttttatttatttttaaagattttttttatatatttgacagagagagacacagtgagagagagaacacaagcagagggagtgggagagggaaaggggaagcaggctcccccgctaagcagagagcccgttgggggctcgatcccaggaccctgggatcatgacctgagccgaaggcagacgcttaacgactgagccacccaggcacgcaagagagacttttttttaaaccttaggTCATTCatgtgaggtttctttttttactatACTCTAGTACAGTGATGTCCTCCAACAGCTACTGAAGTGTTTAGGGCTGTTTGCTGCCATATAAATTACCCGGGGATGTTATGGTTTTTTTAGTCTTATTTCTGCTCTCATAGCTTATTTTTGTCTCCCATCTCATCATCtgtctgttgtttcttttgctgtgctaTCTTCATATGCTGCTTCTTGTCCTCAGTGCTGGGGAACCAAATAAATTATGTATGATAGAAACAAGTCAGTTCTAAGGTTGGCACTCTTAAGAATTTTTAtgagtagggacgcctgggtggctcagttggttaagcagctgccttgggctcaggtcaagatcccagcgtcctgggatcgagtcccacatggggctccttgctcagcagggagcctgcttctccctctgcctctgtctgcctgtgttcgctcgctctctctctctctgataaataaataaaatctttaaaaaaaaaaaaaagaatttttatgagTAGATTAAGTATACGTACTTGTAAGTCCTCAGGTATGGTGACAAGAGATTAAACTGGTCACACCCCCTTTTTGCTTGTTTCCTGGTTCTTTGGTATGTTCTGAATATATGAGGAATAGATGTGcaaataatgatattaaaaagGAATATGAAAGATGCTAAGCCTTtagaattgaaaatattaaagtagaacagtctttttctttgtattaggCATAACGCTTTAAACTCCTTTAGAGAGGTATTAGGACATAGTGGTTAAGAGCAagggctctggagccagaatgCATAGGTTTGAATTCTGTTTCCAACACTTCTGCTAGTCTTGCTAATTAATTACTTAACCATGGTGTGGCTTTGTTTCTTTATCCTTCAAAAGGTGAGAACAATAGTATCTATCTCTTCGGGTTTTGAGAAGATTAAGTAAACagataaaaagtatttaaaacagtatctggcacacagtaagcactcaataaatcaTAGTTATCATATGTTTTTACTAGagtcttttttattgttaaactCACTTTAACATCTAGCATTGGCTTTTTATTTATGATTGTTTTTAGTAGCACAGTTTCTCCCAAGTTCTAAGAATGGGAATTAATATATGCCTGTTAATCTCTGAGTCATTATGTAGCGTTGCTATGTGATGGGTTTTGGATTTCTTCTCAAGGTAGATACTATAATGGGTTTCCTACTGCTgtgtttaaatgtatttattaatgtattcttttaaagCACCACCATGCTGAAAATAGAAGTTTTACTGTCTTAAGGCACCTTCAAAGACTTAATCATTTAAGACTCTCTCTGTTTTGGCAGATCTGTGTAAGAATTGTCATCATGTAATAGCCAGGCACGAGTACACATTCAGTATCATGGATGAATTTCAGGTAAATGTATAAATGTGGTATGTTATTGTGGGGAAGggggaataataaaaatacttttgtaaATCTAGATATAGTTTTAACAATTGAAGTACTAGTAAGTTTTAAAGGAGACTATCCTTCTACTTGTGTATGTTAAGAGAGACACTTTAGATGTGAGTGTATCTATTCAAACCTGTCTCCATAAGAGTTACAAATCAAAATGAATGCCTTAGAAATGGTATCTCAGGCCTGTCATGTTTGTTGATAAAGAATAGCACATTGTGGGTTCTTATGAGGTTACGGTTGTGCCTGTTTTTTTCTCTATCCAGTTATGTAATTGCATATTGTTGGTTTTATAAGTGTTGGCCTGCCCACTGCCCCCCTACTTGTGGAGCATGGAAATTCTGATAAGGAGGTTATCCTTGTCTTCCCTCACAGACATGTAGACTTGGGCAACTCTGTAGTCTCAGTTGTAGTGAgtcattttaatataattcattAAGTAAAATGAAAGGATGGGTGTATCCAGGTTGGAGGAAAGAAGCTGGACCACCATAAGGGTGGAGAATAAGTATTATACGGATGAGGCCTTGtacggagcagcaggcagagagagaagcggctccctgctgagcaaggagccctataagggacttgatcccaggaccctgggatcatgacctgagctgaagccaaatgcttaactgaccgagctacCTAGGTGTCCCAGGcaggggaattttatttttttaagtccttcAAATTAGGGTAggattttaatgagaaaaaaagaataatcttccATAACAGAATCTTGCAGTATGAGCACTcttgttcatttgtattttagGGTAGAAGAAAGCACTTATTCACCTGTCAGAACCTGGCCTGATATGTTGTGGTTAATCCGTACAATATCTTGACCATATCTTCTCAGCATCCAAAAATTATGCCTCAGAAAATgttcatatattatatgtaactTAGGGCAAAGTCAAGATCTCAGTGAATGAGTAGGGGAGGGAGCATATCATGGGCTCAAAGGAGCAGCTCTGTCCTTCCATGAGAGCAAAGGAGGGCTTATAGCCATTTGTGGAAGCTCTTGAAGCCCCTGTGAGCTCTTTAGAGTATTAAGATTGCCCTAATGAAGCCATTGTCTATCACTGCCATCAGAGCCAAGTCTAGCTGATTTCCCTTTATGACTGAACACAACCATTTTCAAAGCTGTCCCAGAAATGACGCTGGGTATAGGAAGAGGAAGATAAAAGAAGATGGCTTGTATTCACGATGTATAGACAGTGAAATTCTCTTGGGAAGAAAACCTGCTCTTAAACTGGCCTCTCCACCTCATCTTCTCACCATCTGCTACGTGTGTTCTGTATCCTGTGATGAGAGTCATTTCTTGAAAGTGATGCGTTAGGCCACTGCTTTGGCCTTTCCATAGCTCATTTAAGCTATAGTGTAATAGTTGAGCTCTGGACTTCAGGGTTCTCATGGGGCTGGccacttccctttctcttctttcccactaGTCTCTTTGGCTCACCACACATAGCATTGTCCAACCTCAGACTCTTCCCTCCATCCCAGTAGAGAGGAAGATATTCCTTCCTCTTGAACTCCACCCTTTCTGCATTTCCTCATCTATGTGCTCTCTATCCAGCATTTTCTTTGTCTCCCTgggatttaaaatatttctgacgGTAAATATACTTGATTCTTCTCtggttaaaaaataagttaaaaatcttttcatttcacTCAGCTACCTCTGAGATTCAACTTCTAATcatctctgtccttccttttgCTGCTCTACTTGAATAGGTCTTTACCCGATTTTCCTTATTTCCCTGTGCTTCTTTTAACCCCCTGCAAACCAGGGGGTTACTAAAACTATTCTCTCAGAGGTGTCCTATAATGTAGCTGAGTGCTGTGACCTTGCCTCAGTTCTAAGCTCTTTTAACATCTTTCTTGGGTCTGGTTTTGTCAACCGTAGTGGTTTGGAAGGATTTCGTCCCTTAAGGTCCATAGTgctagacttttttctttctttttaaatcattttgagtcttcttttgctttttccctgGTTTTCTTTCCTATTGTTCCCTAACTGATTTTTTCCATTGAACCTTGGTCTCTGTTCTGGAactttctctttactttctcaAATAGTGAACACACTCACACTCAGGCTCACTTAAAACCTATCAGCTGTCTCCCAAATGCCCTTCTTTGTTGCTAACACCCTGCctacccttctttctttctttctttctttctttcttttttttttttttttaagattttatttatttatttgacagagagagatcacaagtaggcagagagagaggaggaagcaggctccctgctgagcagaaagcccaatgcagggctcgatcccaggacctgggaccagggcccgagctgaaggcagaggctttaacccactgagccacccagacgccacTGCCCTTctatctttctttgtttctcttgccttttttggCTTTGTTGCCACACCTCATGTTAAGAACCGTACCCACTCAAACCTAAATTACTGCGGCACAGTTCTGCGTGCTGCTGTCAAATTAATCTTATTCAAATTTATCGTCCTGTTGCTCTTGCTACTCCATATGGCATATGCTTGCCCTTTGCCTCTCACTGTCCTTATTCATGCTTTTTCCTTGACTTGTCCCTTTCTCTACCTTCAAGTCAACTACATCTTCCCTCTTTCAAGTAGAACTTAAATtctgtctcctccctcctcttgaTAGTCTAGCCCATActgctttccccctttctttgtACCTACAGCAGGCCCTGACTCATAGGAATAGCCACTTGGAAACTTCCTTCTCAGCCTAACGGGCACAAAAACTCTTTGTTCTCAGCTTTGCTAGCTTTCTTCCTTGTCCCCATTCTGCCCCAGCACCTGTTTCACTCCAGCAGTAGTTCAGGTTCAAGGTGGGATTCCCCACATTGGTAATGTTTTGTTGTGTATTAAATGTCTTATGGGCAAAAGTAGGCAGAATAGTGTTTTAACCTCCACCACCCAGCCTtcagtttgctttattttgtatCTCACCATTCCCGCAGCTCCCTACAGGATTATTTTGGATCAAATCCCAAGTATATCACtacttctgtaaatatttctgtacatatctctaaaagataattctgtttttaaaataaccacaatATCATTGTTAAAGTGAGATTTTTCTGATGGCACAAGTAGGGGTGGAGTAAAGACAGAAGTATAGtttaaacagaaaatacattataaatgaTTACAggtatcctttattttttatatcaccCTAAAAGCCACTGAAAGGACTGTGTGTttgcttcagaaaacaaaagaggaacaGTGAGTCTGCCTTCTGTTCCTCTGTGGAATAGGGAAGGAGAGGACTTGGGGTCAGAAATAATAGGTAGTAATAGAAGCAAAGGGCCCTGGGCCCCTCAGAATAAAGCAAAGGATCTGGTCGTCCCAAAGGTGATTCCACACACTCCACCCTTTCTTCCAAATCTCTATCCCTGTGCTTTGCCCAGGTGGAGCCTTTGAGGGTCTCCATGAATGACTGAGGAGAATTCTTGTTCTCTTGGCCAGTTTTGTAAAAGGTGTCCTGACCCTGGCAGCACAGGGGATTGTGTTCCTTGCATTCCAAGTTAGAATTCTAGACTTGTTTTCCCAGAGAAGCATGCTATGTATGGCTAGATTCTATAGTACTTGTACAATATGAATTTGAAAGACTCCCTGGAATTTCCTGGCAACCTAACTGCTGTGTACAACAGTGCTTCTGTGGGAAACTGCTTTTGAATTCCAAATAATTGACCTACAGTGAAATTTGGATTCCACACCAACTATAAATGAAAGATTTCAAATGTAGTTAGTCTTACTTATTTAATACCCTTTCCAGATTATACCACGTGTTaggttttttctctctctcaagatagATTGTACATTTTGCAAGGTCAGACGTTGTCCTTGCCTTCTCTCATGTCTGCCAGTGCACCTAGCACTTTGCAAAATATTTAGGGCCTTAATAAAAATTTGTCGATGGATACATTGGTGAAAACTCAGATGTTTGTCTAGCTTCATACGTTTTCCCATTTCGACTTTatcactgttttcttcttcatctcctgTGAGAGGTTCAAATCCTACTAGTAATGTCTGGCAGGTGAAAGTGGAAGTATTTGGGAGCAGTAAAAGAGGGTATATGTATAGAGggtagatttttatttcattgttttagaaagatttctttattttggggggaagaggTAGAAGtagagaatcttcaggcagactccttgctgagtgcagaccCCCCGTTGTGGggtttgagctcatgaccctgagcccatgacctgagctgaaacctagagtggAAACTCagctgattgagtcacccaggcacgcctatttcattttttaatttatgagacCTGTATTTGTTCTCTGAGCTTTGGCCCCTATCTCTACCGTGTGTGTAGACCAGACCTTGAAATGAAGTGTGGTTTTTTAAGAAACAATCTTTCTCTTGCCACAACTAAGCTCACCTGTAGGAAACAGAAATGCAGTTCCCTGGTTCTAAGTCTCTGAACCATACTCCTTGGTTATCTCTGTGACCCTCTCTGTACTGATTATCCAGATCATGAAACACAAACTCCCTTGACTGACCAATTTTTCCCAGACAGCTAACAATCTCAGTTTGAAGtgtggaaatacaaataaatttagcagtaagtttgttttcttaaagaagaaagttTTTAAGCAGaagtttaaaaggaaatatgtgtATATAGTTTATGATCCATATTAAATATTCTAGAAGGGGATAACTATAAAAACAGGACTTTGCCCTAGGAGTTTTCCCTAAAACAAAATATCTTCTGTCACCAgcctgatatttttaaaaattttaattccagtatcattaacatacagtgttgcaGTAGTTTCAGGCGTATAATATAGTGACTGAACCCTTCCATacacacccggtgctcatcacagcacgtgTACTCGTTAATCCCCGTCctccatttcccccatccccttcccctctggtaaccatcagtttttttctctacAGTCTCTAGAGTTCTTGGTtcatgcctctctctcttttccttttctcaagttccacatatgagtgaaatcatacggaatttgtctttctctgactgacttcctTTAGCATGATAtactccaggtccatccatgtcattgcaatggcaagatttcattcttttttttttaatcagcctgGACATTTGTTAAGCCCAAGAAACATAAACTCCTGAAATAGATCATATTCCAGACAGCTAGCTATTTAAATATGAGGCATGACAGACAAATGGGTTTAacttaattgtttattttcttagaaaataaaaatagttgttttagtttgggatctttctttctttcatttaaaaagaaaaacatttctgttgCTTAGTAGTCTTAAATAATCTAGGAAGGAGCAACTGTAAGAATAGGAATTTGTCCTTAGGGACCCACACTCATATTGCTtcactactttattttattatatttttaaagattttatttatttatttgtgtgtgagagagagagagcacagcagggagagcagcagaggggcagggagaagcagggagcctggtgcaaagttcgattctaggaccctgggatcacaacctgagccggaggcagatgcttaaccgactgagccacccggtcgCCCTGCCTCACTACTTTAAATAGCAGCACTAGGGGCaccagttgagcatctggctcttggtttcggctcaggtcgtgacctcagggttgtgagattgagcaccctcccaccccccccaccccagggggctCCGGGCTGAGCATGgattttccctttccccctgcccccccccccccccaactctcccCGTCAACtaatgcacacatgcacacactctctgtctttcaaataattaattaaatagcaCTAATCAAGCCCAATatgtgtttggattttttttttttttttttttaaataagagagggaaggtgggaaggggcagagggagaggggagagagagaattctaagcaggctccatgcccagcatgatacctgatgtggggctccatctcatgaccctaaggtcatgcatgacctgagcttgaaattaagagtcagatgcttaactgaccgagccacccaggcac
This Mustela nigripes isolate SB6536 chromosome 13, MUSNIG.SB6536, whole genome shotgun sequence DNA region includes the following protein-coding sequences:
- the CHURC1 gene encoding protein Churchill encodes the protein MCGGCVEKEYPNRGNICLENGSFLLNFTGCAVCSKRDFMLITNKSLKEEDGEEIVTYDHLCKNCHHVIARHEYTFSIMDEFQEYTMLCLLCGKAEDTISILPDDPRQMTLLF